The Bernardetia sp. ABR2-2B DNA window TTTGTATTGCCTTCGCTTGTCCGACGAATTAGTTATTCTTTTTAATGGAGAAAGAAAAACAAGCCAGTCAGCACAAGACGGAGATACAAGTATGGTTTTTCACGATGCCAATGTCTTTGCTGAACGTATCTTGAAAGCCAAAGAAGACGGAGAGATTATCATCAAAGGCAGAATAATACAAAACTACAATGGTAGTACAGATGAAATTCTAATTTATTAGTTTTTATTTTTATCTATCTGTTCCAAAATCCAAACTATTATGAGAAATAAATTATTCCAAGAAATACTAGATGAAGCTACTCCAGACGTAGAAATTTACGTGCGTCTGTATGGTAACATCGTTGCAAGAGTACATACTCTTCTCAAACAAAAAGGTATGACACCAAAAGGACTTGCCGACCAAATGGGTAAACGTCCTTCTGAAATTCATAAATGGCTCAATGGAGAGCATAATTTTACGTTGCGTTCTATTGCCAAATTAGAAGCCGAATTAGGCGAAACTATTTTAGAAGTGCCAAAAGAGAAGGAGGAAGTAGTAGTAATAAAATCTATTGTACCAAACCAACCTAATACTACATTTTCAAACCAAGAGAGGAAAGAAGCTACCAAAACTATATCTTTTGGAGAAAGAACTTTGGAACAAGTAAATTTGGAACAAACAAGAAAATTACAATATTATGGATACTAAAGATAAAAAGCATATTATTAATCTTAACTTAATTCATATAACAGGTGTAGGAGTTTTAAAAGAAGATTTAACTATTCCCTCCGAATTTGATATTCAAAAAGTGGATAAGTTTGATTCTAAACTAACCCCCTCTATTGAGGTGGGTAAAACTGATAAAAATGTAAGAGTTATCTTAAATATTTCTATTTCCACATTAGGAAAAAATAAGGAAAATGCTACTATTGAACTTCAAATTGGAGTACAATATGTTGTTGAAAATATACATGATTTAATAGTAGAAAATGAAGAAGGTCTATTTCCTGATATTAATCTTTTTGGTGTTTTAGTAGGTACAGCTTATTCGACAGTTCGTGGTATTTTGATGACACGCTTACAATATACACCGTTTAATAATTTTATACTCCCCATTATCAGTCCTTATATTTTTTTGGAAAAAGCCAAAAATGATTAACTTATGACTACGCAACCAGAAGCATTACTTGAAAACGAACTCATAGCACAGTTAGAAAATGAATTGCGTTATGAGCGTGTCAAAATAAAAGACGAAGCTGCTCTTATTGTTAATCTAAAAAAACAGTTAGAGAAGCATAATAATTTGTCTTTATCTGAAAAGGAATTTGCTCAAATCTTGAATCATTTGAGAAAAGGAAATTCGTTTGAGAAAGCTAAAACGTTGCGTGATAAAGTTCAGTACAAAAAAGATGACGGTAGTACCTATTATTTGGAATTACTCAACCTAGAACATTGGTGTCAAAATGAATTTCAAGTAACTAGCCAAGTTACTATGAAAGGCACACGTACTAATCGTTATGATGTTACTTTACTCATTAATGGATTGCCATTAGTGAGTATTGAACTCAAAAAACGAGGTTTAGAGTTAAAAGAAGCCTTCAAACAAAATATACGTTATACAGCCAAGACTTTTCCAGCAGGATATGGCTTGTTTCAATATGTCCAGTTATTTATCATCAGTAATGGAGTGAATACAAAGTATTATGCTCACAATCGTGTCAATAAACAGGAGTTCAAACAGACTTTTTATTGGAATGATAAAGACAACAAAAAAATATCAAATCTTAATGATTTTGCAGAGGTGTTTTTAGAGCCGTGTCATATCTCTAAAATGATAACTAAATATGTTGTTTTGAATGAAACTGAAAAAATGTTGATGGTACTTCGTCCTTATCAATATTATGCAACAGAAGCTATCATTAATCAAGTCAAAAACAACGATAAAAACGGTTATATTTGGCATACAACAGGGTCAGGCAAAACCCTAACTTCTTATAAAGCAAGTCAGATTCTGACACATCTACCAAAGGTTCACAAGGTACTTTTTGTAGTAGATAGAAAAGACTTAGATTATCAGACTATCAAAGAATTTAATAGTTTTAGTAGTGGAAGTATTGACGGAACAAGTGATACAAAAACATTAGTAAAACAGCTTACAGATGATACTCCTCTCATTGTTACGACCATTCAAAAACTAAATACAGCAATCAGTAAGAAAAGGTATTTAAGTCAAGTAGAATCGTTACAAGACAAAAAGATAGTTTTTATTTTTGACGAATGCCACCGTAGTCAGTTTGGAGAAACTCACAAACGAATTACAAAGTTTTTTACAAATTCTCAATTATTTGGTTTCACAGGAACACCAATTTTTGCAGATAATGCCGTCAGAAATACACAAGGAAAACGAACTACCAAAGATTTATTTGATGAATGTTTGCACAAATACGTCATCACAAATGCAATCCGTGATGAAAATGTATTGAAGTTTTCAGTAGAATACATTAACACCGTCAAGAAAAAAGAGGATATTCAAGACATAAATGTAGAAGACATTGACAAAGCTGAAGTGATGGAAGCTCCTCAACGATTAGAGAATGTAGTTGATTATATCATCGCTAATCACAACCGAAAAACCCACGGAAAAAGGTTTACAGCTATTTTCTGTACTCCTAATATCAAGACACTCATTAAGTATTATGATATTTTACAAGAAAAGAAAGAAGCTGGAGAACACGACTTGCGAATAGGTACTATTTTTTCTTATGGAGCAAATAATGAAGTAGATTCTGAAGAGGAAGACGAAGCAAACTTTGAAGCCTACGACGATGATACTTATACTTCTGAACGAGATAAATTAGATACCTATATTGGTCATTATAATCAAATGTTTGGTACAAACTATTC harbors:
- a CDS encoding type I restriction endonuclease subunit R translates to MTTQPEALLENELIAQLENELRYERVKIKDEAALIVNLKKQLEKHNNLSLSEKEFAQILNHLRKGNSFEKAKTLRDKVQYKKDDGSTYYLELLNLEHWCQNEFQVTSQVTMKGTRTNRYDVTLLINGLPLVSIELKKRGLELKEAFKQNIRYTAKTFPAGYGLFQYVQLFIISNGVNTKYYAHNRVNKQEFKQTFYWNDKDNKKISNLNDFAEVFLEPCHISKMITKYVVLNETEKMLMVLRPYQYYATEAIINQVKNNDKNGYIWHTTGSGKTLTSYKASQILTHLPKVHKVLFVVDRKDLDYQTIKEFNSFSSGSIDGTSDTKTLVKQLTDDTPLIVTTIQKLNTAISKKRYLSQVESLQDKKIVFIFDECHRSQFGETHKRITKFFTNSQLFGFTGTPIFADNAVRNTQGKRTTKDLFDECLHKYVITNAIRDENVLKFSVEYINTVKKKEDIQDINVEDIDKAEVMEAPQRLENVVDYIIANHNRKTHGKRFTAIFCTPNIKTLIKYYDILQEKKEAGEHDLRIGTIFSYGANNEVDSEEEDEANFEAYDDDTYTSERDKLDTYIGHYNQMFGTNYSTKDSQTFYNYYNDISKRVKNKQVDILLVVSMFLTGFDSKSLNTLYVDKNLKHHGLIQAYSRTNRILDEVKSQGNIVVFRNLKKATDDAIALFSNPKAKEEILLEPYEDYIEKFNEAHSKLTNITPTHESVDDLVTEEDELEFVKAFRELMRVKNVLESFTEFKYEDIEMEEQTFSDFQSKYLDLYDKVKTSTYKEKVSILDDIDFEIELMHRDEINVAYILRLLGELKDTKTPKERAKKEKAILDTLSSEVELRSKRTLIEKFMSQHLPMIQDSEDIEERFDLFISEEKKKTFDLLAQEENLDPVKLETLITNYLFMGKTPQRNDIIGAVNGVVGLKERKTIGERIMDRINDFVDTYEK
- a CDS encoding helix-turn-helix transcriptional regulator, with translation MRNKLFQEILDEATPDVEIYVRLYGNIVARVHTLLKQKGMTPKGLADQMGKRPSEIHKWLNGEHNFTLRSIAKLEAELGETILEVPKEKEEVVVIKSIVPNQPNTTFSNQERKEATKTISFGERTLEQVNLEQTRKLQYYGY